A window of the Gossypium hirsutum isolate 1008001.06 chromosome A05, Gossypium_hirsutum_v2.1, whole genome shotgun sequence genome harbors these coding sequences:
- the LOC107960586 gene encoding putative disease resistance RPP13-like protein 1, with the protein MAMVGEAFLSASIEVLLDRIVSGDVLWLIKGKKLEAVLLKKLKPTLMSVKAVLDDGENKQITNPNVKSWTDELKNVVYDAEDLLDEISTEALRNKIESEYQTTTMKQVLGLKERYKGEKAFQRMPAISLVDESDVYGRDDEKEEIMKLLDPQNLSENQIAMIPIVGMGGLGKTTVAQLIYNDPRVDKWFDRKAWVCVSEEFDAFKVTKTILEEIKCSCDGNQNLNQLQLKLKEQLSGKKYLIILDDVWNKNYFHWKDLASPCTSGAKNSKIILTTRDENVVAIIRSVPTYHLDVLSDDDCWKLFAKHAFDGSSPTKHPDLMAIGEAIVKRCGGIPLAAKALGGLLRCKSDAYEWNKILHSNFWDIPNDATNILPALTLSYHYLPSHLKRCFAYCSIFPKDYEFEKEELIQLWMAEGLLELPKDNGDLEERGTEYFKDLRLRSFFQQSKGKKSCFVMHDLISDFG; encoded by the exons atggcTATGGTGGGTGAAGCTTTTCTCTCTGCTTCCATTGAGGTGCTGCTTGATAGGATTGTTTCTGGGGATGTTCTGTGGCTTATCAAAGGAAAGAAACTTGAAGCTGTGCTGCTGAAGAAACTAAAGCCAACCTTGATGTCGGTGAAAGCAGTGTTGGATGATGGTGAGAATAAGCAGATTACCAACCCAAATGTCAAAAGCTGGACTGATGAGCTCAAAAATGTTGTTTATGATGCGGAGGACCTCCTGGACGAGATCTCTACTGAAGCCCTTCGGAACAAGATCGAATCCGAATATCAAACTACTACTATGAAGCAG GTTCTGGGTCTGAAAGAAAGGTATAAAGGAGAAAAGGCATTTCAAAGAATGCCTGCAATTTCTTTAGTGGACGAGTCTGATGTTTATGGCAGAGAtgatgaaaaagaagaaataatgaAGTTGTTGGATCCTCAAAATCTGTCTGAAAATCAGATAGCTATGATTCCCATTGTGGGTATGGGCGGGCTTGGCAAAACCACCGTTGCCCAATTGATCTACAACGACCCCAGAGTGGATAAATGGTTTGACCGCAAAGCATGGGTGTGTGTTTCAGAGGAATTTGATGCTTTCAAGGTAACCAAAACCATTCTTGAAGAGATCAAATGTAGCTGTGACGGAAACCAGAATTTAAATCAGCTTCAACTTAAACTCAAAGAGCAGCTGTCGGGAAAGAAATATCTAATCATTTTGGATGATGTTTGGAACAAGAATTATTTTCATTGGAAAGACCTTGCAAGTCCCTGCACTTCTGGCGCCAAGAATAGCAAGATTATTCTAACAACACGTGATGAAAACGTTGTAGCAATCATAAGGAGCGTTCCAACATATCATTTAGATGTGTTATCAGATGATGATTGTTGGAAGTTATTTGCAAAGCATGCATTTGATGGTTCAAGCCCCACCAAGCATCCAGATCTGATGGCAATCGGGGAAGCAATTGTTAAAAGATGTGGCGGTATCCCTTTGGCTGCAAAAGCTCTTGGAGGTCTTCTCCGTTGCAAATCAGATGCTTATGAGTGGAACAAAATTTTACATAGTAATTTTTGGGACATTCCAAATGATGCAACTAATATTCTTCCAGCGTTGACATTGAGTTACCATTatcttccttcccatttgaagcGATGTTTTGCTTATTGTTCAATTTTCCCtaaagattatgaatttgaaaAGGAAGAACTTATTCAATTATGGATGGCTGAAGGTCTTTTAGAGCTTCCCAAAGACAATGGAGATCTGGAAGAACGGGGTACTGAGTACTTCAAAGATCTAAGATTGAGGTCATTTTTTCAACAATCTAAAGGAAAGAAATCTTGTTTTGTCATGCATGATCTAATTAGTGACTTTGGCTAA